In the genome of Bacteroidales bacterium, one region contains:
- a CDS encoding DNA modification methylase, with amino-acid sequence MKKTKNRKTRRTNRKQNIGGNPTMVVKTTDNHQINHTTGIFDVDINQIKPHPMVMEVYKEKKLSGLILMMKLVGYLLNPIKVVLRDGGYLIFDGISRYMSACQLGWEKISIEVYEYTDEEIPMKRTFWNCSPKRSLLELCHQAEQVLGILGKSQGKKREQIGDLSMGDEDFCLAGKDRFQIACEIIGCDFSSITLRRLLEVKEFEENNPDVSKTLGLMEKLEHGIIKIHQAFNYMEIYKEAKREQGENALTEALRVVNGENYTIVNESCENLGVVPNDSINCVLTSCPYYQMRTYPDGVRDVEQIQHGQEQTVDEYIQKEVEIYSGVYPKLKETGSLFIVIGDSFDGKVDCAVVEKLVVGMLDYGWYLVQKIIWKKKNPKPVGENMRRLLPNYETILWFCKNPDTYYYREFKMWKEGNYEIKPSNVNDRVVPKHSNKVFTIKKPLERFRSFLNEQTVENEITSSGFNWSELKEINPHYRHKAPYSYIIPILPILMTTKIGDTVLDIFNGTGTTCAVACALGRKSIGYDTDTSSHQFAAKRLKMVEENRPTTDEITEFENDYMEEAA; translated from the coding sequence ATGAAAAAAACAAAAAACCGGAAAACAAGAAGAACAAACAGAAAACAAAACATCGGTGGTAACCCCACTATGGTAGTTAAAACAACAGACAACCATCAAATTAACCATACAACGGGAATATTTGATGTGGATATAAACCAAATTAAACCCCATCCCATGGTGATGGAAGTATATAAAGAGAAAAAACTAAGTGGGTTGATATTAATGATGAAGTTAGTGGGATATCTATTAAATCCAATAAAGGTAGTATTACGGGATGGAGGTTATTTAATATTCGACGGAATCAGTAGATATATGTCCGCATGTCAATTGGGTTGGGAAAAAATATCTATTGAAGTATATGAATATACAGATGAAGAAATTCCAATGAAACGAACCTTTTGGAATTGTTCACCCAAAAGATCATTGTTGGAACTATGCCACCAGGCCGAACAGGTTCTGGGTATACTTGGTAAATCCCAAGGAAAGAAAAGGGAACAAATTGGTGATTTATCAATGGGTGATGAGGATTTTTGTCTGGCGGGAAAGGATCGTTTTCAAATCGCATGTGAAATCATTGGATGTGATTTTTCATCCATCACCCTGCGTCGCTTACTGGAGGTGAAAGAATTTGAAGAAAACAATCCCGATGTTTCCAAAACACTTGGTTTGATGGAAAAATTGGAACATGGAATTATAAAAATCCATCAGGCGTTCAATTACATGGAAATTTATAAAGAGGCAAAACGGGAACAGGGAGAAAACGCACTAACAGAAGCCCTACGGGTGGTAAATGGGGAAAATTATACAATCGTTAACGAAAGTTGTGAAAATTTGGGTGTTGTACCAAACGACAGCATCAATTGTGTTTTAACATCATGTCCATATTATCAAATGAGAACATACCCCGATGGAGTGCGTGATGTTGAACAAATACAGCATGGTCAGGAACAAACCGTGGATGAATATATTCAAAAGGAAGTTGAAATATATTCGGGGGTATACCCCAAATTAAAAGAAACCGGAAGTTTATTTATTGTCATTGGTGACAGTTTCGATGGCAAAGTGGACTGTGCTGTGGTGGAAAAACTGGTAGTGGGTATGCTGGACTATGGATGGTATTTGGTACAAAAAATTATTTGGAAGAAGAAAAATCCAAAACCCGTAGGTGAAAATATGAGAAGACTGTTACCAAATTATGAAACCATCCTATGGTTTTGCAAAAATCCTGACACATATTATTACAGGGAATTTAAAATGTGGAAAGAGGGAAATTATGAAATAAAACCAAGTAATGTAAATGACAGGGTGGTTCCAAAACATTCAAATAAGGTTTTTACCATTAAAAAACCATTGGAGAGGTTTCGTTCATTTTTAAATGAGCAGACAGTTGAAAATGAAATAACATCAAGTGGTTTTAACTGGAGCGAATTAAAGGAAATTAATCCCCATTATCGGCACAAAGCCCCATATAGTTACATTATTCCAATATTACCAATTTTAATGACGACAAAAATTGGAGACACGGTACTGGATATATTTAACGGAACAGGAACCACCTGTGCGGTGGCGTGTGCATTGGGACGGAAATCAATCGGTTATGACACCGACACCTCATCACATCAATTTGCCGCAAAAAGACTTAAAATGGTGGAAGAAAACCGGCCAACGACTGATGAAATCACGGAATTTGAAAACGATTACATGGAAGAAGCGGCGTAA